A region of Myxococcus stipitatus DSM 14675 DNA encodes the following proteins:
- a CDS encoding (2Fe-2S) ferredoxin domain-containing protein translates to MPPPFQRHVFVCTNRRPDGHPKGCCATKGADEVRAAFKEELDKRGVKGRMRANAAGCLDTCSFGVSVVVYPEGTWYGGVKVEDVPEIVEQHLMQGRPVERLLMPFSRKEKAEG, encoded by the coding sequence ATGCCACCTCCTTTCCAGCGCCATGTCTTCGTGTGCACCAATCGACGCCCTGACGGGCACCCCAAGGGGTGCTGTGCCACGAAGGGGGCGGACGAGGTTCGCGCCGCCTTCAAGGAAGAGCTCGACAAGCGCGGCGTGAAGGGGCGGATGCGGGCGAATGCGGCCGGGTGTCTCGACACCTGCTCGTTCGGCGTCTCCGTGGTCGTCTATCCGGAGGGCACCTGGTACGGCGGCGTGAAGGTGGAGGACGTTCCCGAAATCGTCGAGCAGCACCTGATGCAGGGCCGCCCCGTGGAGCGGCTCCTGATGCCGTTCTCCCGCAAGGAGAAGGCAGAGGGCTGA
- a CDS encoding isochorismatase family protein, whose product MPSFRLTQDQAALLVVDIQERLCGAMDHDVLDRMLARTSAAIEGARVLGLPVIVTEQYPQGLGPTHSLLRLKLGAFKAVEKLEFSAAVPDVLAALGTRKQVLVTGMETHICVFQTVRDLSERGFSPVLLADAVLSRSSEDRRVGLDLCRDAGAAVSTVESALFDLLGRAGTPEFKKISAAVR is encoded by the coding sequence ATGCCCTCCTTCCGACTCACGCAGGACCAGGCCGCGCTGCTCGTCGTCGACATCCAGGAGCGCCTGTGCGGAGCCATGGACCACGACGTCCTGGACCGGATGCTCGCGCGCACGAGCGCCGCCATCGAAGGCGCTCGGGTGCTGGGCCTCCCCGTCATCGTCACCGAGCAGTATCCCCAGGGACTGGGGCCCACGCACTCGCTCCTGCGCTTGAAGCTGGGCGCCTTCAAGGCCGTGGAGAAGCTGGAGTTCAGCGCGGCGGTGCCGGACGTCCTGGCGGCGCTGGGGACTCGCAAGCAGGTGTTGGTGACCGGCATGGAGACGCACATCTGCGTCTTCCAGACGGTGCGGGATTTGTCGGAGCGCGGCTTCTCTCCGGTGCTGCTCGCGGACGCGGTGCTGTCGCGTTCGAGCGAGGACCGGAGGGTGGGGTTGGACTTGTGCCGCGACGCGGGCGCGGCGGTGTCCACGGTGGAGTCGGCGCTGTTCGACCTGCTCGGGCGCGCGGGCACGCCCGAGTTCAAGAAGATCTCCGCGGCGGTGCGCTGA
- a CDS encoding Bax inhibitor-1/YccA family protein produces MAWETSGWQTAESASVNSVLVQESKRAFMSRVHGWMFAGLLVTGVMAMFTLNNEALLRTVIEWRLGFFAAQLGAVFALSFLASRLSGPVAAALFLGYSALTGMTFSVLFLIYTAGSIAQAFFLTSGVYGAMAIYGTVTKKDLSSWGTFLFMGLIGVLLAGVVNLFMRSDMMSFVIACASVLVFAGLTAYDTQKLREMHAETGYSNAATVSIVGALTLYLDFINLFLAILRLLGRRR; encoded by the coding sequence ATGGCCTGGGAAACTTCCGGATGGCAGACGGCCGAGAGCGCCTCGGTCAACTCCGTCCTGGTGCAGGAGTCGAAGCGCGCGTTCATGTCGCGCGTGCATGGATGGATGTTCGCGGGGCTGCTCGTCACCGGCGTGATGGCGATGTTCACGCTGAACAACGAGGCCCTGCTGCGGACCGTCATCGAGTGGCGGCTGGGCTTCTTCGCCGCGCAGCTGGGCGCGGTGTTCGCGCTGTCGTTCCTGGCCTCGCGGCTGTCGGGGCCGGTGGCCGCGGCGCTGTTCCTGGGCTACTCCGCGCTGACGGGGATGACGTTCTCCGTCCTCTTCCTCATCTACACGGCGGGCAGCATCGCGCAGGCGTTCTTCCTGACGTCGGGTGTGTACGGCGCGATGGCCATCTACGGCACCGTCACGAAGAAGGACCTGAGCTCGTGGGGCACCTTCTTGTTCATGGGCCTCATCGGCGTGTTGCTCGCCGGGGTGGTGAACCTCTTCATGCGCAGCGACATGATGTCGTTCGTCATCGCCTGCGCGTCCGTGCTCGTCTTCGCCGGCCTGACGGCGTACGACACGCAGAAGCTCCGCGAGATGCACGCGGAGACGGGCTACAGCAACGCCGCGACGGTGAGCATCGTCGGCGCGCTGACGCTGTACCTGGACTTCATCAACCTGTTCCTCGCCATCCTCCGGCTGCTCGGCCGCCGTCGGTAG
- a CDS encoding vitamin B12-dependent ribonucleotide reductase, producing the protein MEKELSAKPMVNGKERRAGRSKGKAAATGLSVERFFTTLGVDPADELAWEYRSASITGEDGKAVFEQKNIEVPRSWSMLATNVVASKYFRGTPGTPERETSVRKLVARVVDTLTRWGSDGGYFATELDRDAFHAELTHLLLRQKASFNSPVWFNVGVEAQPQCSACFINSVDDSMESILTLARTEGMLFKYGSGTGSNLSTIRGSKELLAGGGTASGPVSFMRGFDAFAGVIKSGGKTRRAAKMVILNADHPDVLDFIRCKASEEKKAWALIEAGYDPSFNGEAYASVYFQNSNNSVRVTDEFMKAVVADGAWQTRTVREGQPLDTYRARDLFREIAEAAHLCGDPGMQFDTTVNSWHTCSGTARINASNPCSEYMFLDDSACNLASLNLMHFRDIAGDFDVAAFKHAVDVVLLAQEIIVGFSRYPTERIGKNSHDYRPLGLGFANLGALLMASGLPYDSDAGRNYASAITSLMCGEAYAMSARMAEKQGPFNGYAKNAEPMLGVIRKHRKAAYAVPQAGVMAELHAEQKAAWDDALALGEAHGYRNSQVTVLAPTGTIGFMMDCDTTGIEPDIALIKYKKLVGGGMLKLVNQTVPQALEKLGYPQTQAQDIVSALDKADTIEGAPHLRPEHLAVFDCAFKPAKGSRSIHWMGHIQMMEACQPFLSGAISKTVNMPSDSTVEDIEKAYLESWKRGLKAVAVYRDGCKRTQPLNTSKEAVKDTRKVEAAAVVEPLVKPEPRAVRRRLPDERRSITHKFSIGGHEGYLTVGMYEDGTPGELFIVMAKEGSVVSGLMDSFATSISLALQYGVPLKVMVDKLSHTRFEPSGFTGNPAIPIAKSITDYIFRWLELKFMPSEETEEDAILSPEPAAPTAQPALPAQSASFSRSTSSARATWLNQADAPPCHTCGAIMVRSGACYKCGNCGATSGCS; encoded by the coding sequence ATGGAGAAGGAGCTGAGTGCGAAGCCCATGGTGAACGGGAAGGAGCGCCGGGCGGGGCGAAGCAAGGGGAAGGCGGCGGCGACGGGGCTGAGCGTGGAGCGCTTCTTCACGACGCTGGGGGTGGACCCCGCGGACGAGCTGGCGTGGGAGTACCGGAGCGCGAGCATCACGGGCGAGGACGGCAAGGCCGTCTTCGAGCAGAAGAACATCGAGGTGCCGCGCTCGTGGTCGATGCTGGCGACGAACGTGGTGGCGTCCAAGTACTTCCGCGGCACGCCGGGGACGCCCGAGCGGGAGACGAGCGTTCGCAAGCTGGTGGCGCGCGTGGTGGACACCCTCACCCGCTGGGGCTCGGACGGCGGCTACTTCGCCACCGAGCTGGACCGCGACGCCTTCCACGCGGAGCTGACGCACCTGCTGTTGCGCCAGAAGGCCTCGTTCAACTCGCCCGTCTGGTTCAACGTGGGCGTGGAGGCGCAGCCGCAGTGCTCGGCGTGCTTCATCAACAGCGTGGATGACTCCATGGAGTCCATCCTCACGCTGGCGCGCACGGAGGGCATGCTCTTCAAGTACGGCAGCGGCACGGGCAGCAACCTGTCCACCATCCGCGGCAGCAAGGAGCTCCTCGCCGGTGGCGGCACCGCGTCCGGGCCCGTGTCGTTCATGCGTGGCTTCGACGCCTTCGCGGGGGTCATCAAGAGCGGAGGCAAGACGCGCCGCGCGGCGAAGATGGTCATCCTCAACGCGGACCATCCGGACGTCCTCGACTTCATCCGGTGCAAGGCGAGCGAGGAGAAGAAGGCCTGGGCGCTCATCGAGGCCGGCTATGACCCGTCGTTCAACGGCGAGGCGTACGCGTCGGTGTACTTCCAGAACTCGAACAACTCGGTGCGGGTCACCGACGAGTTCATGAAGGCCGTCGTGGCGGATGGCGCGTGGCAGACGCGCACGGTGCGAGAGGGCCAGCCGCTGGACACGTACCGGGCGCGGGACCTGTTCCGCGAGATCGCCGAGGCCGCGCACCTGTGCGGCGACCCGGGGATGCAGTTCGACACCACGGTGAACAGCTGGCACACGTGCTCGGGCACGGCGCGCATCAACGCGTCCAATCCGTGCTCGGAGTACATGTTCCTGGATGATTCGGCGTGCAACCTGGCGTCGCTGAACCTGATGCACTTCCGGGACATCGCCGGTGACTTCGACGTGGCGGCCTTCAAGCACGCGGTGGACGTGGTGCTGCTGGCGCAGGAGATCATCGTCGGCTTCTCGCGCTACCCCACCGAGCGCATCGGGAAGAACAGCCACGACTACCGTCCGCTGGGGCTGGGGTTCGCGAACCTGGGCGCGCTGCTGATGGCGTCGGGTCTGCCCTATGACTCGGACGCGGGCCGCAACTACGCGTCCGCCATCACCTCGTTGATGTGCGGCGAGGCGTACGCGATGAGCGCTCGCATGGCGGAGAAGCAGGGCCCGTTCAATGGGTACGCGAAGAACGCGGAGCCCATGCTGGGGGTCATCCGGAAGCACCGCAAGGCGGCATATGCCGTGCCCCAGGCCGGAGTGATGGCGGAGCTGCACGCGGAACAGAAGGCGGCGTGGGATGACGCGCTGGCCCTGGGCGAGGCCCATGGCTATCGCAACAGCCAGGTGACGGTGCTCGCGCCCACGGGGACCATCGGCTTCATGATGGACTGCGACACCACGGGCATCGAGCCGGACATCGCGCTCATCAAGTACAAGAAGCTGGTGGGCGGCGGCATGCTGAAGCTCGTCAACCAGACGGTGCCGCAGGCGTTGGAGAAGCTGGGCTATCCGCAGACGCAGGCGCAGGACATCGTGAGCGCGCTGGACAAGGCGGACACGATTGAAGGCGCCCCTCACCTGCGGCCCGAGCACCTCGCGGTGTTCGACTGTGCCTTCAAGCCGGCGAAGGGCTCTCGGAGCATCCACTGGATGGGGCACATCCAGATGATGGAGGCGTGCCAGCCGTTCCTGTCTGGTGCCATCTCGAAGACGGTGAACATGCCGTCGGACTCGACGGTGGAGGACATCGAGAAGGCGTATCTCGAGTCCTGGAAGCGCGGCCTCAAGGCGGTCGCCGTGTATCGCGATGGCTGCAAGCGGACGCAGCCGCTGAACACGTCGAAGGAGGCGGTGAAGGACACGCGGAAGGTGGAGGCGGCGGCCGTCGTCGAGCCGCTGGTGAAGCCGGAGCCTCGTGCGGTGCGGCGGCGCCTGCCGGACGAGCGGCGGTCCATCACGCACAAGTTCTCCATCGGCGGCCATGAGGGCTACCTCACGGTGGGCATGTACGAGGACGGCACGCCGGGCGAGCTGTTCATCGTCATGGCGAAGGAAGGCTCGGTGGTGAGCGGGCTGATGGACAGCTTCGCGACCAGCATCTCCCTGGCGCTCCAGTACGGCGTGCCGCTGAAGGTGATGGTCGACAAGCTGAGCCACACCCGCTTCGAGCCGAGTGGCTTCACCGGCAACCCCGCCATCCCCATCGCCAAGTCCATCACCGACTACATCTTCCGGTGGCTGGAGCTGAAGTTCATGCCCAGCGAGGAGACCGAGGAGGATGCCATCCTCTCCCCCGAGCCGGCGGCCCCCACGGCCCAGCCCGCGCTGCCCGCTCAGTCAGCCTCGTTCTCTCGCTCCACGAGCAGTGCCCGCGCCACCTGGTTGAACCAGGCGGACGCCCCGCCCTGCCACACATGTGGCGCCATCATGGTGCGCAGCGGCGCTTGCTATAAGTGCGGCAATTGCGGCGCGACCAGCGGCTGTAGCTGA
- a CDS encoding Rieske (2Fe-2S) protein: MDEGQPDGRFIPVARLDALDARGRTVVHVGAVRVLLVRVDGRLHALEDTCPHRGGSLSEGDLDGHLLHCPLHAWPFDVRTGHCPWRPEARIRIYDVSVRGEEILIAASDSVATR, from the coding sequence ATGGATGAGGGACAACCAGACGGGCGATTCATTCCGGTGGCTCGGCTCGATGCGTTGGACGCGCGAGGGCGGACGGTGGTCCACGTCGGAGCGGTCCGGGTGCTGCTCGTCCGCGTGGACGGGCGGCTGCATGCCTTGGAGGACACCTGTCCCCATCGTGGCGGCTCATTGTCCGAGGGCGACCTGGATGGGCACCTGCTGCATTGCCCGCTGCACGCGTGGCCCTTCGATGTGCGCACGGGACACTGCCCTTGGCGGCCCGAGGCCCGCATTCGCATCTACGACGTGAGTGTGCGAGGTGAGGAGATCCTCATCGCCGCATCGGATAGCGTCGCCACCCGTTGA
- a CDS encoding metal ABC transporter substrate-binding protein, with amino-acid sequence MRQFRFVAALCAALTLFIAVPARAAVNVVTTLPDLAALTKAVGGDLVQVQSMALGSQDPHRVDAKPSLALALRNADLLISVGLDLEIGWLPNLQTGSRNPRIQVGNAGFLNASQFVRLLEVPATKVDRSEGDVHPGGNPHYLYDPRQAVAVARGIAERLAQLDSKNAATYRANATRFVTELDAARVGWEKRLAGLKGVPVIAFHRTTPYLADWLGFEPIAFLEPKPGIPPNPSHVAQVLVQSRQRKVRMVLIESYYNDREAKMVANMIPAQLVVLHGGTDFRAGETYVQHINEMVGNLEKALTAGKGG; translated from the coding sequence ATGCGTCAATTTCGATTCGTCGCGGCCCTGTGCGCCGCGCTCACCCTGTTCATCGCCGTGCCTGCTCGCGCGGCCGTCAACGTCGTCACCACCCTCCCCGACCTCGCCGCGCTGACCAAGGCGGTGGGCGGAGACCTGGTCCAGGTGCAGTCCATGGCCCTGGGAAGCCAGGACCCGCACCGCGTGGACGCGAAGCCCAGCCTCGCGCTCGCGCTGAGGAACGCCGACCTGCTCATCTCCGTGGGGCTGGACCTGGAGATCGGCTGGCTGCCCAACCTGCAGACGGGGTCTCGCAACCCGCGCATTCAAGTGGGCAACGCGGGCTTCCTCAATGCCTCGCAGTTCGTCCGTCTGCTGGAGGTCCCCGCCACCAAGGTGGACCGCAGCGAGGGCGACGTGCACCCCGGTGGCAATCCCCACTACCTCTATGACCCGCGGCAGGCCGTGGCGGTGGCGCGCGGTATCGCCGAGCGACTGGCGCAGCTCGACTCCAAGAACGCCGCCACCTACCGCGCCAACGCGACCCGGTTCGTCACCGAGCTGGATGCCGCGCGCGTGGGTTGGGAGAAGCGGCTGGCTGGACTCAAGGGTGTCCCCGTCATCGCGTTCCACCGGACGACGCCGTACCTGGCGGACTGGCTGGGCTTCGAGCCCATCGCGTTCCTCGAGCCCAAGCCGGGCATCCCGCCCAACCCGTCTCACGTGGCCCAGGTCCTGGTGCAGTCGCGCCAGCGCAAGGTGCGCATGGTGCTCATCGAGAGCTACTACAACGACCGCGAAGCCAAGATGGTCGCCAACATGATTCCCGCGCAACTGGTCGTCCTGCACGGAGGCACCGACTTCCGCGCGGGCGAGACGTACGTCCAGCACATCAACGAGATGGTGGGGAACCTGGAGAAGGCCCTCACCGCTGGGAAGGGGGGCTGA
- a CDS encoding metal ABC transporter ATP-binding protein encodes MKTDEPTGTEATAHSVPPTFKLGEPLLTCTDLVIGYNDKAMLPPINMVIRRGEFVAVVGRNGSGKSTWFKTLLGMIDPVSGSITRGHPEMRSAYVPQTSGIDSLLPLRARELTAWGRLRGWSFLWPFARKVDRDTVEAALETAGAKAIAGRPYRELSEGQKQRTLLARLIATEADMVLLDEPTAAMDAVAERETMQRLCSLARQRGLGVVVVCHDLEVAAEHADVLLFVDRETSAFVVGDARTVFCHPAFRRQYGDEYCHKAPEGPHRGTSTR; translated from the coding sequence GTGAAGACCGATGAGCCCACGGGGACCGAGGCCACCGCGCACTCGGTGCCCCCCACCTTCAAGCTGGGCGAGCCCCTGCTCACCTGCACCGACCTGGTCATCGGCTACAACGACAAGGCCATGTTGCCGCCCATCAACATGGTCATCCGACGCGGCGAGTTCGTCGCCGTCGTCGGCCGCAACGGCTCCGGCAAGAGCACCTGGTTCAAGACGCTCCTGGGGATGATCGACCCGGTGTCCGGCAGCATCACCCGGGGCCATCCGGAGATGCGCAGCGCCTATGTCCCGCAGACCTCCGGCATCGACTCGCTCTTGCCGCTGCGCGCCCGGGAGCTGACGGCGTGGGGGCGGCTGCGGGGCTGGAGCTTCCTGTGGCCCTTCGCTCGGAAGGTGGACCGGGACACGGTGGAGGCGGCGCTGGAGACCGCGGGCGCCAAGGCCATCGCGGGGAGGCCCTACCGCGAGCTGTCCGAGGGCCAGAAGCAGCGCACGCTCCTGGCCCGGCTCATCGCCACCGAGGCGGACATGGTGCTGCTGGACGAGCCCACCGCCGCGATGGACGCCGTCGCCGAGCGCGAGACGATGCAGCGGCTGTGTTCGCTCGCGCGCCAGCGGGGCCTGGGCGTCGTGGTGGTGTGCCACGACCTGGAGGTCGCCGCCGAGCACGCGGACGTGCTGCTCTTCGTGGACCGGGAGACGTCCGCCTTCGTCGTGGGCGACGCGCGCACCGTGTTCTGCCACCCCGCCTTCCGCCGCCAGTACGGCGACGAGTACTGCCACAAAGCACCTGAGGGACCCCATCGTGGAACCAGCACTCGCTGA
- a CDS encoding MerC domain-containing protein has translation MSSRWDGWGQVLSALCVVHCVALPAVFGLLPAAAAGWLSGEGTHQGLLVLALAGALAAFIPGWRLHRRAAVPMLGIAGLSLLAAGAFLVPEGASEGWEMGLTLAGGAVMAVAHGRNRALCRDCCECHPREEG, from the coding sequence GTGTCCTCGCGCTGGGATGGGTGGGGACAGGTGTTGTCGGCGCTGTGTGTCGTCCACTGCGTGGCGCTTCCGGCCGTGTTCGGTCTGCTGCCCGCGGCGGCGGCCGGGTGGTTGAGCGGGGAGGGGACCCACCAGGGCTTGCTGGTGCTCGCGTTGGCGGGGGCGCTCGCGGCGTTCATCCCCGGGTGGCGGCTGCATCGGCGGGCCGCGGTGCCGATGCTCGGCATCGCGGGCCTGTCGCTGCTGGCGGCGGGAGCCTTCCTGGTGCCGGAGGGTGCGAGCGAGGGCTGGGAGATGGGCCTCACCCTGGCGGGTGGCGCGGTGATGGCCGTGGCGCATGGGCGCAACCGGGCCCTGTGTCGCGACTGCTGTGAGTGTCATCCGCGCGAAGAGGGCTGA
- a CDS encoding lytic polysaccharide monooxygenase, protein MRRPLAASLVVLSLLSGGVASAHGSMEIPISRIYSCFKEGPERPKSAACTAAIQNNGTQQLYDWNGVRQGNANGRHRELIADGMLCSGGSSYFKGMDLARTDWVSTPISPNASNRYDFVFHATAAHATAYFQLYVTRPGYNPATPLKWSDLEATPFCTVNGIVAQNFRYRLSCPFPAGRTGNHVVYAIWQRSDSPEAFYSCSDVRIGGAVAPTSWVELGSMQAREDLPARSKVTLRVFDSAGRDAETHPLLIDNAAKASQWMQQLAQRVNAASRRVQVGELQTDGNIRPAPSASTLRIYSRESSDSYQLDIEKPASTP, encoded by the coding sequence ATGCGCAGGCCGCTCGCAGCATCCCTGGTCGTGTTGTCGCTGTTGTCCGGAGGCGTCGCCTCGGCACATGGCTCGATGGAGATTCCCATCAGCCGCATCTACAGCTGCTTCAAGGAAGGACCGGAGAGACCCAAGTCCGCCGCGTGTACGGCCGCCATCCAGAACAACGGCACCCAGCAGTTGTACGACTGGAACGGCGTGCGGCAGGGCAACGCCAACGGCCGGCACCGCGAGCTCATCGCGGACGGCATGCTCTGCTCCGGCGGCAGCAGCTACTTCAAGGGCATGGACCTGGCCCGCACGGACTGGGTCTCCACGCCCATTTCACCGAACGCGAGCAATCGCTACGACTTCGTCTTCCACGCGACGGCCGCCCACGCGACGGCCTACTTCCAGCTCTACGTCACCAGGCCCGGCTACAACCCGGCCACCCCGCTGAAGTGGTCGGACCTGGAGGCCACGCCCTTCTGCACGGTGAATGGCATCGTCGCGCAGAACTTCCGCTACCGGCTGTCCTGCCCGTTCCCCGCGGGCCGCACCGGCAACCACGTCGTCTATGCCATCTGGCAGCGCTCCGACAGCCCCGAGGCCTTCTACTCGTGCTCGGACGTGCGCATCGGCGGCGCGGTGGCGCCCACGTCGTGGGTGGAGCTGGGCTCCATGCAGGCGCGTGAGGACCTTCCGGCGCGCAGCAAGGTGACGCTGCGCGTGTTCGACAGCGCGGGACGCGACGCGGAGACCCACCCCCTCCTCATCGACAACGCCGCGAAGGCGTCCCAGTGGATGCAGCAGCTGGCGCAGCGGGTGAACGCCGCGTCCCGCCGCGTCCAGGTGGGTGAGCTCCAGACAGACGGCAACATCCGCCCGGCCCCGAGCGCCTCCACGCTGCGCATCTACTCGCGCGAGTCGAGCGACTCGTACCAACTGGACATCGAGAAGCCCGCGAGCACGCCCTGA
- a CDS encoding metal ABC transporter permease has product MEPALADPSKWQQFLEGFELFRDPLLCALLAGGVLGFLSVYVVLRRMVFVSAAVAQSAGLGVALAFYMGIHLGFAVEPVIGATALALLATLLLMMDPSRLRLTRESLLGLAYALSGGAAVLVGDRIAQESHDIQGILFGTAVLVTPEQLRTVAIASILVMAIHLWWYRGITFASFDRIGALVQGLPVRLLDGVLMVSIGIMVGVCARALGALPVFAFSTLSAIAALMLDLRLPWTFFVATLAGVISGVGGYMFAYFFDFPVGGSQTVVASLLVGVAMGSRMILQWVQKAR; this is encoded by the coding sequence GTGGAACCAGCACTCGCTGACCCGTCCAAGTGGCAGCAATTCCTCGAAGGGTTCGAGCTGTTCCGGGACCCGCTCCTGTGCGCCCTGCTCGCCGGCGGGGTGCTGGGCTTCCTCAGCGTCTACGTGGTGCTGCGCCGCATGGTGTTCGTCAGCGCCGCGGTGGCGCAGTCGGCCGGCCTGGGCGTGGCGCTCGCCTTCTACATGGGCATCCACCTGGGCTTCGCGGTGGAGCCCGTCATCGGCGCCACCGCGCTGGCGCTCCTCGCCACGCTGCTGCTGATGATGGACCCCTCGCGGCTTCGCCTGACGCGCGAGAGCCTCCTGGGGCTCGCCTATGCGCTGTCGGGTGGCGCGGCCGTGCTGGTGGGCGACCGCATCGCCCAGGAGTCCCATGACATCCAGGGCATCCTCTTCGGCACCGCCGTGCTCGTGACGCCCGAGCAGCTTCGCACCGTCGCCATCGCGAGCATCCTCGTGATGGCCATCCACCTGTGGTGGTACCGGGGCATCACCTTCGCCAGCTTCGACCGCATCGGCGCGCTGGTGCAGGGGCTGCCCGTGCGGCTGCTCGACGGTGTGCTGATGGTGTCCATCGGCATCATGGTGGGCGTGTGCGCGCGCGCATTGGGAGCGCTGCCCGTGTTCGCCTTCTCCACCCTGTCCGCCATCGCCGCGCTGATGCTGGACCTGCGGCTGCCCTGGACCTTCTTCGTGGCCACGCTCGCGGGCGTCATCTCCGGCGTGGGGGGCTACATGTTCGCCTACTTCTTCGACTTCCCCGTGGGTGGCTCGCAGACGGTGGTCGCCTCGCTGCTGGTGGGGGTGGCCATGGGGTCGCGCATGATTCTGCAGTGGGTCCAAAAAGCCCGCTGA
- the folE gene encoding GTP cyclohydrolase I — MAAAVKAFLHAAGLPLQDANLVDTPQRVADAWCRDFLDGYAKTPEEVLGKTFPMARGSSRELVVVTNLRFHSMCPHHLLPVTGVAHVAYVPGKQVAGFGRLSALVDCFAHRLILQEDLAREVASSLARVLGSPGTACVIEAEQACLRMRGAQQRDAITHAEAYEGVLRQEGALRRELWARLGARR; from the coding sequence ATGGCCGCCGCGGTGAAGGCCTTCCTGCACGCGGCGGGATTGCCCCTCCAGGACGCGAACCTGGTGGACACCCCCCAGCGCGTGGCCGACGCCTGGTGCCGCGACTTCCTGGATGGCTACGCGAAGACGCCCGAGGAGGTGCTCGGAAAGACCTTCCCCATGGCTCGGGGCTCCTCGCGGGAGCTGGTGGTGGTGACGAACCTCCGCTTCCATTCGATGTGTCCGCATCATCTGTTGCCGGTGACGGGCGTGGCCCATGTGGCCTACGTGCCGGGCAAGCAGGTGGCGGGCTTCGGGCGCCTGTCCGCGCTGGTGGATTGCTTCGCGCACCGCCTCATCCTCCAGGAGGACCTGGCCCGCGAGGTGGCCAGCTCCCTGGCCCGCGTGCTGGGCAGCCCCGGCACCGCGTGTGTCATTGAAGCGGAGCAGGCGTGTCTGCGCATGCGCGGTGCCCAGCAGCGCGATGCCATCACCCACGCGGAGGCCTATGAGGGCGTGCTGCGTCAGGAGGGGGCCCTGCGCCGCGAGCTGTGGGCTCGGCTGGGGGCTCGGCGATGA